The following are encoded together in the Sinorhizobium terangae genome:
- a CDS encoding NAD(P)-dependent oxidoreductase: MTAEKATASRRIAFLGTGLMGAPMARRLLKASFPVTVWNRDASKAEALAADGANIAATAADAARDADIVFTMLSDGNAVGQVLFEAGVADVLKAGAIVVDSSSIAPPIARDHAARLAGVNVAHVDAPVSGGVVGAEAGTLAIMAGGEAEVIAGLTDVFAALGRVTHVGPAGAGQICKLANQQIVAITIGAVAEAMILVEAGGADRGRFRDAIRGGFAESRILDLHGARMVNRTFAPGGPSRLQLKDLDAVAAMADLLNLELPLTAMVRSEFRDFVADGGGEKDHSALLLHLEKVNASERKDDQ; encoded by the coding sequence ATGACCGCGGAGAAAGCGACCGCGTCCCGGCGCATTGCCTTTCTCGGCACCGGGCTCATGGGCGCGCCGATGGCGCGCCGCCTGCTGAAGGCAAGTTTTCCCGTCACCGTCTGGAACCGTGACGCCTCCAAGGCCGAAGCCTTGGCGGCCGATGGCGCAAACATAGCCGCGACGGCCGCCGACGCTGCACGTGATGCCGACATCGTCTTCACCATGCTGAGTGATGGGAACGCGGTCGGCCAGGTTCTGTTCGAAGCCGGCGTCGCCGATGTGCTGAAGGCCGGCGCGATCGTCGTCGATTCCTCGTCGATCGCCCCGCCGATCGCCCGGGATCACGCCGCCCGCCTCGCTGGGGTCAACGTCGCCCACGTCGACGCCCCGGTCTCCGGCGGCGTCGTCGGCGCCGAAGCCGGGACGCTCGCCATCATGGCCGGCGGCGAGGCCGAGGTTATCGCCGGCCTTACGGACGTCTTTGCCGCGCTAGGCCGCGTCACGCATGTCGGCCCCGCCGGCGCCGGCCAGATCTGCAAGCTGGCCAACCAGCAGATCGTCGCCATCACGATCGGCGCGGTTGCCGAGGCGATGATCCTGGTGGAAGCCGGCGGCGCGGATCGCGGCAGGTTCCGTGACGCCATTCGCGGCGGCTTCGCCGAAAGCCGGATTCTTGACCTGCACGGCGCCCGCATGGTGAACCGCACCTTCGCTCCCGGCGGCCCCTCTCGGCTGCAGTTGAAGGACCTGGACGCCGTTGCCGCCATGGCCGATCTCCTCAATCTGGAATTGCCGTTGACGGCCATGGTACGCAGCGAATTCCGTGACTTCGTCGCCGACGGCGGCGGCGAAAAGGACCACAGCGCGCTTCTATTGCATCTGGAGAAGGTCAACGCCAGCGAACGGAAGGACGATCAATGA